The genomic interval CCAGGGCGTTGCTGCTCGGCTCTATCGCAGGGCCTTGATAGTCTCTATCTGAATAGCGCCAACCCAGCTGGGTTTGACTCGCCAAGCCCAAAAAGGTGAACTTGTGCGACCAGCGCGCGCGCAGGTTCACGCCTTCGTAGCTGTAATTATCCAACTGGGCAACTTCGTCATCGCGATCGACACCAAAACTCACGAAGCTGTTGGCTTGATTCATAAACCAGTAGATGTCGCCGCCCCAGATTTTACTATCGGCATCGCGCTCGGGCTGATCGGTAAAGCTCTTATTTTGCTGGGTAAATTGGCCGCGTAGATACACATTTTGGCCGATCAATTTACTGGCGTATAAACGGGTTTGGGCCAACTGTAAAAAATCCTGTTGATCTAAACGCGCCAGCGCAACATCGTGGCTCACCCCCAGGGTTAGGGCGCTGAAATCGTAACTGACTTCCACATTGCCGCGGCTAACATCCAAATCAAACTCATCGAACTCCGTATAGTGTTTGTGGTCGTGAAAAATACCGGCGCGCACATTGAGCTTATCTGTTGCCGCCCAGTGGGTTTTAGCGCCAACATTGATAACGCCCGCCCAATCGCCGGTATTGGTGACCCTATCCAACTCTTTTACGCTGACGTTGCTATCGTATTCCGCGCCTAAGTCGAGCTGTAAATTTAGACTGGGCGTTTGCGCCTGCACGGGAAGGCTCAACAGCAAACTGCCGAGTAGCGCGCCGAAGGCTAAACCCGTTGGCGCATTTTTTGGTTCATATTTTTTGGTTAGCTTGTTCATGGCGACTACCTTTTTAGAACATTAAAGGGCTGTAATAAATTGGGTTTAATGAAAAACGCTGACGGCTAATTTTGGTTGCTAAAAGCGGGGGCGCCAGCGCTCGGCGCCCCTAGGGCTATGCCTCAGTTACAGTTGGCCGGTAATGGCGTCGGTCACCGAGCTGTTCACCGCGGCGGCAACGGCACTGTTAATTTGCTCGTTCACCGATGCGGAGATCTGGTCGTTAACCGCACCAGACACAGCGCTATCGACGGCGGCCTCAACGGTGCCCTGAACTGCGCCTTCAACTGCACCCTTGGCGACACCGGAAACGTCGCCGGCGAGGTTCGCTGCAAGCGCCGAGTCAGCCGCCGAGTTAACCCTGCCATCGAGGTTGGCAGCCAAATCCGGGGCCACAGCACCGGTTGCATTGCCCGATGCATTAGACCTTAGCGCCGATGTCGCTTGCCCAGCTACCTGAGTCGTTTGCTCTGCACCCGCCGCTAGGCCCGTGATTGCCTGCGCCGAGGCATCGCCTTGGGCTGAGCCATTAGCCGCTGTCGAGCCGGCCGCTTGACCTTGCTGGCTCACACCAGCAACGGATTTTTGCGCGCTCAGGGCGGTGCTTTTGCCCGCTTGGCCGGAAGCTGCCAGCGCGTTTTCACCGCTGCCTTCAACCGAGCTCATGCCATCAGCCGCACCGCGCGTATCGGGTGCTGGTGTCTTTGGCGCCGTCGCATTGGCAAGGGCCGAGCCGGTAGCGTTTGCTACAGCGCTCAGGTTGGTCGAGGCCGATGGATTGACCGAAGACGATGGTGCTGAAAGCCCAGAAGTCGCCGCTAGGGTCGCCGCTGAGGTTTGCATGAGCGAACCCGATGCGCCGGCAACCAGACCGCTGGTGTTAACGCTGTGCGCTAGGTCGCTGGCGTGGTTTACCGAGGTTTGCGCCCTGTTGGCAGTGTTGGCCATCAGCGCTTCACCTTTAGGTGCCGACGCTTGCTCAGTTTCCTGAGTGGATTTAGGTGCATCCGCTTTGGCGCTAGCCTTGGTCTCTGCACCGGCACTGGCCTGGCTTTTGGTCTCGGTGGAGGTTTGGTTTTGCGCACCGGAATGCGCCGTTTGGCTGCTCGCTTCGGCGTTCACGTTTACCGACGCTTGCACGCCAACATTTGCACTTTGGCTAAAAGCGGCGGTTGAAATCAGGGTGCAGGCGGTAAAAAGTAATGTGTGCTTAAACATGGGTATATCCTTTTTTGGGTTGATTCACTGAGATAACGACACAGCCAGTGTTTTATTCCCAAAAAAAGTAAAACTCTTTTATCAGCCCGGCCTACAACGCCAGACGCCCACACAAACCCTAAGACTTAGCCCTTTGCCCTTTTGCTTGCGGCTTGTGGCTTGTGGCTTGCGGCTTGCGGCTCGCAGCTCGCAGCTCGCAGCGAAAAACCTTAAGTACAATCATTCTCATTTAGATTTATATTTGGTATCATCGCGCCACTAAATTTGCTGCAACTGGGAATAGCCATGAAAAAACCACTCTCTATCCTCCTATCCAAGGCCCTGTTGGCCGCTACGCCGCTGGCGAGCCCGGTGGTGCTGGCACAAGCTGCCGAGGCCCAATTCAGCGAAGAAATTTCTATTACCGGCATTCGCGAAGACCGCAAAAGCCGTGGCGCCACGGGCTTAGACTTAAGCGCCTTCGAAACGCCCCAGTCGCTCACCATCATCGACGTAGAAACCATCCAAGACTTTGGCTTGGTGGATATCAACTCGCTGCTGAAAATGGCCACCGGTGTCAATGTGGACTCCACCGAAACCGACCGCACCTATTACAACGCGCGCGGCTTCGATATCACCTCCATGCACGTGGACGGCATTGGCATGCCCTTTGGCACCCTGCTGGTGGGCGATAGAGATACAGCCATCTACGACAAGGTTGAAGTCATCCGAGGCTCCAACGGTTTGGTGACCGGCCTAGGCAACCCCTCGGGCACCATCAACTACGTGCGCAAGCGCCCCACCAACGATCTCGATGCTAGCGTGCGCTTGAACCTGGGCGAGTGGAACAATGCACGTGCAGAAGTGGATGTATCCACCCCCTTGACCGATTCCGGCAGTTGGGCAGCGCGCTTTGTGGGTGTTTATCAAGATAAGGAAAGCTGGTTAGACCATTACGGTAATGATCGCCAAGTGGCCTACGTGGTTGTGGATGGTCAATTATCCGACAACCTCACCTTAACCACCGGCTACACCCACCAATCAAACAACAGCGATGGCGTGCTTTGGGGCGCACTACCCATGCTGTACAAGGATGGCACCCAGGCCGATTACGATGTGTCCACTACCACGACCATGGATTGGACCTACTGGAACACCCAAACCGATGAGGCCTTTGTCGAGCTAGGCTGGCAGGTGAGCGACAACTGGCGCCTAGTGACCACCGCCACCTACACCGACTACACCGAAAACTCGGAGATATTCTATATCTACTCCAACACCGGGCTAGATCCAGATACTGGGTTAGGTTTGGTGAGCTACCCCGGCAAATACGACGACGAGCGACAGAACCTGATTCTGGATGCCAGCTTGGTCGGCGACTTCAGCGCCTGGGGCCAACAACATAGCTTGCAGTTGGGTGTCAGTTCGGCGCGTAGCGACTCCGAGTCTTACGCCCACCCGGCACCGGCCAGCGACTTTATTTCCATGCCCGCCTTTCCCGGCTGGCAGGGCAACGAATTGGCTCGCCCCAACTGGGGTGCCGCTTACCAATCGGCCAATGAAGATATTGACCTGAACCGCGTCTATGGCTCGGTGCGCTTGGCGCTGACCGACAAGCTGAACCTATTGCTCGGCGTTAATGCGGTGGATTACACCAACGATGGCATCAGCTACGGTGTGCCAACCAGCTCCACCGAAGACGGCACCAGCCCCTACCTGGGCTTTACCTGGGAGTTGGTCGATGGCCTGAATGCCTACGCCAGCTACAGCGATATTTACCAACCCCAGTATGTCTTGGGCGAGGACCTGCAATCCCTTGGCTCGGCCGAGGGCAAGAGCTACGAGGCAGGCCTGAAAAAAGCCTTTGGCAATAACACCCTAGTGACCTTAGCCCTGTTCCGCACCGAGCAATCCAACTTGCAGGAATTCAAGGAATACGGCGACGGCGACGGCGTCGATGACGATTTTTACGACGATGATTTCGACTTCGCCATCTACCGCGGCATCGACGTAGAGTCCGAAGGCGTCGAGCTGGAAATCGTGGGCGACCTGAGCGACACAGTGAGCATTCAGGCGGGCATTACCCATTTGAGCATGGAAGATCCAGACGGCAACGAGGCGCGCACTTTCATTCCGCGCAATACCGCCAAGCTGTTCTTAACTTGGGACCCATCACAATTGCCAGACCTGAAACTGGGCATGTCTGCGCGCTGGCAAGACAACACCTACTATGGGCCAGAAGGCGCGCGTATTAGCCAAGACAGCTACACACTGCTGGGGGCCTACGCCAACTACCAAGTCACTCACGACCTTAGTATTGGCTTGAACCTCGACAACATCACCGACGAGAAATACTTCAGTTCGGTGAAGTACGATCAGGCTTGGTACGCCGCACCGCGCAGCTACAACCTGTCGGCCAGCTGGCAGTTTTAAGTTTACGCGTTAGTAATACACAACGGGGGCTAAGGCCCCCGCAACTATTTTTACGAGGTACTCCGTGAACAAATCGCTCTTCAAAGTTCACAGCTGGGCCGCACTGCTGGCCTTTATTCCGCTGCTGGTGATCTGCGTCACCGGCAGTTTGCTGGTATTCAAACACGAAATCGACAGCTTGCTGATGCCCGATCAGGTGCGCGTTGAGCCACAGGCGCAACGGCTGCCGCTAGACAGCCTCGCCGCCAACATCAATCAAGCTCAGCCGAACTATGAAATTGTCGGCTGGGTGCTGTACCAAGACCCGGCCCGCGCCGACCAACCCTACGTGATGGAAAAGGGCACCAGCGAGTGGTCCTTCCTGCACCTCAACCCCTATACCGGCACCGTGCTTTCCGCGCCGGTGGCGCACGACCACTATCTCACTGATTGGCTGCTGGAATTACACTACACCTTCCTGCTGGAAGACGCTGGCTTAGTGATTACCAGCGTATTTGCCATTGCACTTTTACTGCTCGGCATTACCGGTATCTATTTGCACCGCAAGTTTTGGAAAAACTTTTTCACCCTGCGCTGGAATAGCCGACTGGTGGTGTACTTTTCCGACCTGCACAAAATGGTCGGCGTGGTTGCCTCGCCCATCCTACTCGTTCTCGCCTTTACCGGCGCTTGGTGGAACATAGCGGGCTTCCTGCACGAGCTGGAAGAGCATGCCGACGGTCACGAGCACCACCTGATGCAAGCGCGCCTATACAGCGATGATCTGTCCTTAGAAAACTTGCGCACGGAGGCGGAATCGAGTGTGGCAGGTTTTACCGCGACTTATATCTCCTTCCCTTGGGAGCCGGGCGCCAACTTTACCTTCTGGGGCGATGTACCCAGCGGCAACTTCCTCACCAGCGAATATTCCAGCACCGTGAGCTTCAACGCCCAAACCGGCGAAAACCTAGGCAGCTACGACATCCGCACGGCCGGCCTGGGCGCCACCATTGTCGATAGCTACCGGCGCCTGCACTTTGGCGACTTCGCCGGTTTGGCGTCAAAAATTATTTGGGCATTACTCGGCTCCGCACCACTAATACTGGCGCTCACCGGCGTCACCTTATGGTGGAAGCGGCGCAAGCAACGGGCGCGCGCGAAGCAGAAAAATTTGGCCACTGGCGCACTCAGCGCCAACCTATCCTAGCGTCGCGCAATTCCGTATGCGCGGCGACCCTGCAGGTGCGGCACGTAAATAAGAGAGGTACTTTTACAAGACTAAGACTAAAAACAAGAGCGGCACTCGGCCGCTTTTGTTGCCATAGTTTTTATTGCGAAGCCCTCGCGCAATCCGCAATCTAGCGTTACACCAGCGCCAGCGCCGAGAATTGATTTTCGAACACCAGCTCACTGAGTGGCAGCTGGCCACCCCGCGGCCAAGCGTCGCCGGCGGCTTTACCCACCGCCACCATCATCACGATGACGTGATCGGCGGGTAAGTTGATCAGCTTGGCCACCGCCTCTTGGTTAAAACCGATCATCGGGCAGCTGTCTAAACCGAGCGACTTGGCCGAGAGCATCATATTCTGTGCGGCAAAGGCGCCAGACCGAATGGCCTCGTCGCGCTGAATCCACTCTCTGCCGCGGTAAAATTCGTCGATCATGCCCAACAAAATGCCGCGCTTTTCCGTGTCGGCACTGGCCCAATAGCGCTCGGGCTCGCGCTCCCACGCCTTCACGTCGGCGACAATCACAAACAGCTCTGAGGCATCGGTGACTTGAACCTGATCCCAAGCAACCGCGCGTATTTCTTTACGCATAGCAGGGTCTGAAATCCGGACAAAGCGCCAGTGTTGCAAATTAAACGACGTGGGCGCGTGAATCGCATCGTCGAGCAGCTGCGTAACCTCCGCCGTGCTCAAACGGTAATTTGGCTCAAACTGTTTTACCGACCGACGCTGTTGAATAAGTTGTTGTAACTGCATGTGATTGACTCCTGTTGATGTCACATATTCTGTGCCCAGCAGTGTCACATCTCACGCTAGCTGCATAAATAACCCACCCTGCAGCAATACTTTTGCGCCAGACGCAGCAATAAACCGTTAGAATACCCGTTTAGCCAGCCAAGGCTGGCTCCTACTCCAAAGCGCAAACAGGGAAGGCCAAGATGTTTGATGCCATGCAACACTTTGTACAGGTGGTCGAAACCGGCTCATTCAGCCTAGCGGCTAAGCGATTAAATAAAAACGCCTCCTCCGTGGCGCGCCAGATAGACAAGCTCGAACAGGAATTGGGCACCGAACTGTTTAGCCGCACCACCCGGCGCTTAGACTTAACCCTGCATGGCCAGAGTTTTTATCAGCAGAGTTTAGACATCCTGAATTCGGTCGACGAAACCCGCCAATCCTTTAAAGCCCTAACCCCCAACATCGAGGGCCAAGTCAGCATCAGCTCGCTCGACTCCTACGGCGACAAAAAAATCATTCCGCTGCTGCCCTTATTTCAAAAAAAATACCCCAACTCCAAAATTGTGGTGAGCCTAGACAACACCATGATTGATTTGCACGAGTCGCCCTTCGATCTCACGGTTCGATACGGCCGGCCGGCGGATTCTAATTTCATTGTGAAGCCGCTGATTCGCAGCCGAGGCATCTTGGTCGCCAGCCCGAGCTATTTAAAGCAACACCCAGCCATAACCCAGCCGGAAGATTTAAAACAGCACAACTGCTTGGCCTTGTTTAAAAATAAACAGCACACCTATTGGCAATTCCAAAAAGCAGATCAAATAAAAAAATTGCGCATAGAAGCCATCTTGTCTGCCTGCGGCGGCAGTGCTGTGATCAAGTGGGCAAAGCAAGATTTAGGCATCACCCTCAACGCGCGCTGGTTCGTGGAGCAGGAGTTAGCAACGGGCGAGCTGGTCGAGGTGCTACCGGATTGGCAAGCCAGCATCAGCGGCCACGAGGAAGCATTGGTTTATTTGATGTGGAAAGCAACCAACGCCCGCCGCCCCGTGGTGCGCGCCATGATAGATTTTTTGGCGGAAAATTTAGCGGAGGTCACCTAGGGAACCTCTAATAACATCAAACGCCCTAGTAAAACTGGCATGTAAAACCACCACTTAAAACCACGCTAAGACCACGCTAAGACCACGAATACAACAAAGTACTAGGGCATCTTTTGGCAATGCCTTTTGATATTTTTGCTGGATTTATGTGGATCTAACGCTACTGCTCGAATTGCGTTTCAGCGCTAGAACAACTGCTATCAGCTGGATAGTCGGTGGCGCCATCGGCATCGTTATCCAGCAAGTCAGAACATTCAGGAATGGCGCTAAGATTTGGCCGAAGAATAAAAAACTCGCCATCGATGTTAGCGGTAATCATCAGGCCGCTATCGAAGAAGGGAAATACACTCCAGACGCCGTCGAACACGGCATTATTATTTTGCGGCCAGGTATCGAAGTAGGCGACTTCGCGCATCTCACCGAGAGCGAGATTACCTTGGCGCAGCACGCGCACCCCGGCGGTGTAGTTGGCCTGAAAAATATGATTACCTTTCACGTACAGATTGTGATCGATGCTATTGGTGGTGTTATTAAACGCGCTAACAAAGGTTGGGTTGGCCAGGTTGCGGGTGTCGAACACGATGGTGCGCGTTTTGATGCCAAAATTTGTTTCATCCAACTCATCGCCCAAGACAAAATAATTGTGGTCATCGGTTAACCAACCCTGATGGGTGTAACCCACTTGGCTGTAGCTGCGTTTGGCGATCAGTTGCGGCGCTGACTTATCGGTAACATCGACAATAGTGAGCGTGTCTTCATTGGCGCCAAAGCAAATTTCCCGGCCGCGGTAATTGCTATCGTCGCCCCAGTAGGTCACGCACTGCACATCGTGGGTGTAACCATCGCCGGCATAACAGCCAGCGAACTTGGGCATGTGAGGCTCATTCATGTCGATCATGTGCAAACCACCACCGCAGGTATTTGAGCCCACCACATAGGCAAAATTGGTATCGTCATTGACCGCAATATTATGGGCGCTGCCGAACTCTTTATAGTGATAAATAGGCGCAATCGTTTCGCCGTCGCTGCGCTCCACCAAGCCTTTGATATGCACCACTTGCATGCCGTGCCCGGCGGCTTCGCTCACCACCACCGCGTGATCATTAATTTGTTTAACATCGCGCCAAGATGAACTGCCCGTTGCCGTAGGTAAAAAGGCGACGAACTCTGGCGCCTCGGGATTGGTCATGCGAATAAACGCCGTGCCGGTGGTCAAGGCTAAAAAGGCGTAGTCATCGCCGTTGATTTGGTCTTGCCAGCCCCAAATGTCCGACGCCTGCACATTAAACTTTAAACCGGAGACTCTATCCACATTCAAACAGGGGTAGTTATCGGCTAGGTTATTAAAACAATCAGCACCGGCTCTCGGTGTTGCCGTTACGTCATTGGAATCCGGCACTGTGGGCATGGGATGATTATGGCCAGCGCTACCACCGCCTCCGCCACAGGCGGAAACCAGCAGGGTGATCATTGAAAAAAGCAGTATCGATTTCATGAGCCAATATTTCCTCAAAACCCGTAAAAAAATCTGCGCTAACGCTAAACGCTCAAGAGCCTTTATTACACTTTTAGCCGATAACGACAAGCCGCGGTTAGCGCCACAGCAAATTTTAAAATTTTATCCTAAGCACTCGCCAACCTCATCCAATCCTACCGGGTTACAAGCTCGGTGAATGTGCAACACCGCTATATTTAGCGCATTTGCATCGCGGCGCCAGAATGCTAGGCCGAGCCTATGGAGTTAGCGATCCACCCTTCTACAGGCCTGGCGCCCCATTTAGACATTTATACATCTATATATACATCTTTAGCCGCTTTATTGCCGACTACCGGCACCACCTTGGCTCTTAAGTTAGCCTATAACCTGATCGAAAAGCGCATTTCTGTTAGGCTGGCAAACCATTTCTATGAGCACGCAAGGAAATATCCAATGGCCCGCCCTCGACTAGATTTAGGTCTTTTGGTTTTCTGTTGCGGCCTCGGTTACGGCCACCTATTAATCGCCGACCCCCTAGCCAAGCATGCGCCAAGCATAGAGACAATCACAGTGACGGCGACGCGCAGTGAACAAGATCTCAGCTCAATCCCGGCCAGCATCAGTATTGTTGACCAAGCACAACTCGACCAAATTTCAGCGGTACATATTAGCGAAGCGCTCGCGACAGTACCGGGGGTGTGGATTACCCGCGGTAACGGCCAAGAACACCTCACCGCGATTCGCTCGCCGGTGTTGACCGGCGCCGGCAGCTGTGGCGCATTTGCGGTCACCGAAGAAGGCGTACCGGTTCGAGCCACCGGCTTTTGCAACGTCAACCAGTTGTTCGACCTGAACTACGAACAAGCCCAACAAATTGACGTGTTGCGCGGCCCAGGCACGGTACTGTTCGGTTCCGATGCCCAACACGGCGTGATTAATGTGATTAGCGCAGCTGCCAGCGACGGGCCAAATCACACCCTGGGTCTAGAGGCCGGCGCCAATGATTACGCGCGTCTGAAGCTAGGCTTTAATCGACAGGAAGGCGAGCACGGCTTGGGCTTGCGGTTCAACGCCGCGCACGACGGCGGCTACAAAGATGACTCGGGCTTTGATCAACAAAAGCTCAGCCTTAGGCACGATTATGCGACCACCCAACTCAAGGCGAGTACGCTCCTGAGCGTGAATAACTTGAACCAGGAAACCGCGGGCTACGTCAGTGGCGCCGATGCTTATAAAGACAAAAGCCGACAACGCGAAAACCCGAACCCAGAAGCCTTCCGGGACTCACAATCTGCACGCCTGCAATCGCGTATCGACATCCCCTTGGGTAATGCGAAACGCCATGCAACAGATCAAACAAATATCGACGCAAATAGCAACCTCAATAACAACGTCAATAACAACGCATCTATCCTGCGCCTAACGCCCTATGCGCGCTACACGGACATGACCTTTATGATGCACTTTTTACCCGGCACACCGGTGGAGCAAAACGGGCATAAAAGTCTCGGCCTGCAAACCCTTTATTTGACCGCGTTATCCGATGACCTAGATCTCACCGCAGGTTTAGATACGGAATACACCCACGCTTGGCTGACACAATCTCAAGTCGGCGGCTTCTCATCTTTTCCGGCCGGAAAGCAATACGATTACACAGTACAGGCATTGCTAGCGGCGGCCTTTACCGCTCTGGAATATCGGATCGACGACGCCACCCTCGTCACCGGCGGCTTGCGCTATGAATACCTGGGTTACGACTACAACAATAAGATGATCAGCGGCGATAGCGCCGAGGACGGCAGCCTTTGCATTAATAATTTTACCGGCGCCGTGGGTTGCCGTTATACGAGGCCGGAGGATAGCAAAGACGCTTTCAAAAACTTTTCCACCAATCTCGCCCTACTGCGCGACCTAACCGAACAACATCGCTTCTTCATTCGCCTAGCCGAGGGCAACCGCGCGCCCCAAGCCACGGAAATGTATCGACTACAAAACGGCCAAATGCACGCAGAACTGCAAGCAGAAGAGATCCTAAGCGCGGAGCTAGGGCTCGGCGGGCAATTCGATAACCTGAGCTACAACATAACGGCCTTTCGCATGGCCAAAGACAATGTCATTTTTCAATCCGCCGACCGACTCAACCTCGGCAATGGAAAAACCGATCACCTCGGCACAGAATACGAACTGCACTGGCAAGTCAGCGAACAATGGCGGCTAAGTTTTTCTGGCACACTTGCCCAGCACCACTACCAATCGAATGTGAGTGCACCGGGTACAAGCAACGAATTAAAAACCAAGGGCAACACCATTGTCTCGGCGCCCAAACATATGCATTCCCTGCGCCTTAACTGGCTGCTCAGCAATGCATCCACCCTAGAGCTCGAATGGCTGGCAATGGGCAGCTACTACACAAACTTGGAAAACACCCATCGCTACGATGGCCACAATTTGGTCAATGCCAGATTTACCCATCGCGTTCACAATGGCCTTAGCTTCGGCCTGCGGGTGAAAAATCTAACCGACAATCGATACGCCGAGCGCGCCGATTTTTCCAGTTTTGACGGCGACCGCTATTTTATCGGCGAACCTAGGTCATTATTCGCTAGTCTCGAACTAACCTATTAATCACTCGGCGCGAACCGCCGAGAAACTGAGGGCAGCTTTTCGCGGGCTTAGCTGTGGCAACAGAAACCAACCCTGATCAAACATCACCCCACCTGAGCAGAGTGATGTTTGTCGCCTTAAAACGTTTATTTACTCAGCTAAAATTCTACAACCAACAACAGGCAGATAAATAAACGCTTCAATTTTAGGCTTTCTTAGCAAATAACTTACGGGTATCTGCTTTTACTTTTTCCATAACATGGTCAGCCACGTTGCGCTTGCTGAGCGTTGTCTCCAAGCTCGTTCTGCACTCTTCTGCGTTCTCCTTGTCGCCTTGGTGCATAAGATCGGCGGCAATGGCTGCCATGGTTTCGTGGTAGCGGATATGGCCGAGGGTTTCGGCAGCCGCCGCACTGTTTTTAAGCAAGGATTTTTTCGTCAGCTGGAAGCCGGATTTTATATCGGCCTTTTGCTTTTTAAACACAAGCTTATCTTTCTTATCCACATCCAACAGTGCGCAGTTCATCATTTGCGGTTGCACCAAGGCCGCGGCCGCGTGAGTAGCCGCATGTAAGGCGCCAAATTTAGCCACCATTTGATGCAGTACATCGTTCGCGTGGGTTAATACATTGGTGCCGCCGAAGGCCAGTGCACGCGCAACGCCATCATCGAAGTAATCTTGCGCCAACACTTGCTCCTCATAACTTTTTGGCGGCATCACCGTTACTGCTAGCTGATTAGACAAAACCATTAAACCTTCGTGCTCTAACATGCACACTACTTCATAGTGGCCCGGCTCGCTAAACAGCCAACCCTCACCACCGGCAAACAATGGCAAGCTGGAGTAAATGGCTTTATCGCTATGCAATATAGAGACGCCGGGTTTGTGGCAGTGGTGCGCGAAGGGCGTCCAGCGCTTGATGTTGCCGTTAGGTTGTTTTACCAGCACCATCAAATGCCCGCCGTCGCTCAACAGCGCCTGATCGAGAATCAAATCCTCGTTGCTGACGTTGTGTAGCTTCAGCTCGAGCGTCACCGGCTCC from Simiduia curdlanivorans carries:
- a CDS encoding surface lipoprotein assembly modifier — translated: MNKLTKKYEPKNAPTGLAFGALLGSLLLSLPVQAQTPSLNLQLDLGAEYDSNVSVKELDRVTNTGDWAGVINVGAKTHWAATDKLNVRAGIFHDHKHYTEFDEFDLDVSRGNVEVSYDFSALTLGVSHDVALARLDQQDFLQLAQTRLYASKLIGQNVYLRGQFTQQNKSFTDQPERDADSKIWGGDIYWFMNQANSFVSFGVDRDDEVAQLDNYSYEGVNLRARWSHKFTFLGLASQTQLGWRYSDRDYQGPAIEPSSNALGETEAVDNRADRQQHWEAKWTLGLNANVSVAAKIDYADYQSNLASANYQETVSSVQLQTRF
- a CDS encoding TonB-dependent siderophore receptor — its product is MKKPLSILLSKALLAATPLASPVVLAQAAEAQFSEEISITGIREDRKSRGATGLDLSAFETPQSLTIIDVETIQDFGLVDINSLLKMATGVNVDSTETDRTYYNARGFDITSMHVDGIGMPFGTLLVGDRDTAIYDKVEVIRGSNGLVTGLGNPSGTINYVRKRPTNDLDASVRLNLGEWNNARAEVDVSTPLTDSGSWAARFVGVYQDKESWLDHYGNDRQVAYVVVDGQLSDNLTLTTGYTHQSNNSDGVLWGALPMLYKDGTQADYDVSTTTTMDWTYWNTQTDEAFVELGWQVSDNWRLVTTATYTDYTENSEIFYIYSNTGLDPDTGLGLVSYPGKYDDERQNLILDASLVGDFSAWGQQHSLQLGVSSARSDSESYAHPAPASDFISMPAFPGWQGNELARPNWGAAYQSANEDIDLNRVYGSVRLALTDKLNLLLGVNAVDYTNDGISYGVPTSSTEDGTSPYLGFTWELVDGLNAYASYSDIYQPQYVLGEDLQSLGSAEGKSYEAGLKKAFGNNTLVTLALFRTEQSNLQEFKEYGDGDGVDDDFYDDDFDFAIYRGIDVESEGVELEIVGDLSDTVSIQAGITHLSMEDPDGNEARTFIPRNTAKLFLTWDPSQLPDLKLGMSARWQDNTYYGPEGARISQDSYTLLGAYANYQVTHDLSIGLNLDNITDEKYFSSVKYDQAWYAAPRSYNLSASWQF
- a CDS encoding PepSY-associated TM helix domain-containing protein, whose protein sequence is MNKSLFKVHSWAALLAFIPLLVICVTGSLLVFKHEIDSLLMPDQVRVEPQAQRLPLDSLAANINQAQPNYEIVGWVLYQDPARADQPYVMEKGTSEWSFLHLNPYTGTVLSAPVAHDHYLTDWLLELHYTFLLEDAGLVITSVFAIALLLLGITGIYLHRKFWKNFFTLRWNSRLVVYFSDLHKMVGVVASPILLVLAFTGAWWNIAGFLHELEEHADGHEHHLMQARLYSDDLSLENLRTEAESSVAGFTATYISFPWEPGANFTFWGDVPSGNFLTSEYSSTVSFNAQTGENLGSYDIRTAGLGATIVDSYRRLHFGDFAGLASKIIWALLGSAPLILALTGVTLWWKRRKQRARAKQKNLATGALSANLS
- a CDS encoding nitroreductase family protein; translated protein: MQLQQLIQQRRSVKQFEPNYRLSTAEVTQLLDDAIHAPTSFNLQHWRFVRISDPAMRKEIRAVAWDQVQVTDASELFVIVADVKAWEREPERYWASADTEKRGILLGMIDEFYRGREWIQRDEAIRSGAFAAQNMMLSAKSLGLDSCPMIGFNQEAVAKLINLPADHVIVMMVAVGKAAGDAWPRGGQLPLSELVFENQFSALALV
- a CDS encoding LysR family transcriptional regulator: MFDAMQHFVQVVETGSFSLAAKRLNKNASSVARQIDKLEQELGTELFSRTTRRLDLTLHGQSFYQQSLDILNSVDETRQSFKALTPNIEGQVSISSLDSYGDKKIIPLLPLFQKKYPNSKIVVSLDNTMIDLHESPFDLTVRYGRPADSNFIVKPLIRSRGILVASPSYLKQHPAITQPEDLKQHNCLALFKNKQHTYWQFQKADQIKKLRIEAILSACGGSAVIKWAKQDLGITLNARWFVEQELATGELVEVLPDWQASISGHEEALVYLMWKATNARRPVVRAMIDFLAENLAEVT
- a CDS encoding choice-of-anchor B family protein; amino-acid sequence: MKSILLFSMITLLVSACGGGGGSAGHNHPMPTVPDSNDVTATPRAGADCFNNLADNYPCLNVDRVSGLKFNVQASDIWGWQDQINGDDYAFLALTTGTAFIRMTNPEAPEFVAFLPTATGSSSWRDVKQINDHAVVVSEAAGHGMQVVHIKGLVERSDGETIAPIYHYKEFGSAHNIAVNDDTNFAYVVGSNTCGGGLHMIDMNEPHMPKFAGCYAGDGYTHDVQCVTYWGDDSNYRGREICFGANEDTLTIVDVTDKSAPQLIAKRSYSQVGYTHQGWLTDDHNYFVLGDELDETNFGIKTRTIVFDTRNLANPTFVSAFNNTTNSIDHNLYVKGNHIFQANYTAGVRVLRQGNLALGEMREVAYFDTWPQNNNAVFDGVWSVFPFFDSGLMITANIDGEFFILRPNLSAIPECSDLLDNDADGATDYPADSSCSSAETQFEQ
- a CDS encoding TonB-dependent receptor codes for the protein MARPRLDLGLLVFCCGLGYGHLLIADPLAKHAPSIETITVTATRSEQDLSSIPASISIVDQAQLDQISAVHISEALATVPGVWITRGNGQEHLTAIRSPVLTGAGSCGAFAVTEEGVPVRATGFCNVNQLFDLNYEQAQQIDVLRGPGTVLFGSDAQHGVINVISAAASDGPNHTLGLEAGANDYARLKLGFNRQEGEHGLGLRFNAAHDGGYKDDSGFDQQKLSLRHDYATTQLKASTLLSVNNLNQETAGYVSGADAYKDKSRQRENPNPEAFRDSQSARLQSRIDIPLGNAKRHATDQTNIDANSNLNNNVNNNASILRLTPYARYTDMTFMMHFLPGTPVEQNGHKSLGLQTLYLTALSDDLDLTAGLDTEYTHAWLTQSQVGGFSSFPAGKQYDYTVQALLAAAFTALEYRIDDATLVTGGLRYEYLGYDYNNKMISGDSAEDGSLCINNFTGAVGCRYTRPEDSKDAFKNFSTNLALLRDLTEQHRFFIRLAEGNRAPQATEMYRLQNGQMHAELQAEEILSAELGLGGQFDNLSYNITAFRMAKDNVIFQSADRLNLGNGKTDHLGTEYELHWQVSEQWRLSFSGTLAQHHYQSNVSAPGTSNELKTKGNTIVSAPKHMHSLRLNWLLSNASTLELEWLAMGSYYTNLENTHRYDGHNLVNARFTHRVHNGLSFGLRVKNLTDNRYAERADFSSFDGDRYFIGEPRSLFASLELTY